The DNA segment AATTTCTACtaggtataatattttttatctactaCACAGTCCGAGTCCTGGGTCAGATTATTAAAactcattgtattttttttcgagTTTACAGTAGCCGCTCTGAGTAAGgagtttgtaattaaattgcTATTCCAACGGACATATGTGTTTGTCAATGGTAATAAAGACTACATATGTGTTTGTAAATACGCacataaatacttacttatgtactataatatcttttGTGCAGTTGTTAGTCTTTGAGATTGAATGGTGTTAGTGATGCTAATAAGATCAAAAGTTTCAGCAGCCACAGTAATGAGAAgacttatattttacttaaacctaacttattatttaaattcatatagtCTATTTCAACCACGAGGCGGGAGGCGTAAAgacatataaacattttaagatCGCGAATACTatgattaattgtattataaataaaggtatgtTAACCAAGTACTGTTTGTAGTGCACAATATAaaagagctattagcaaatcgcatggaatacgtAAATCCAAATTTTACTCCTTTTTAGattggaataaaataataattcaattcacTGCTTTTCAATGTTGCCGCATTACAAATCCGTCACAACTCTATTcgataatatttacttttaaaacaaattattctaaTTGTTATTTGCTGATAGATACTATTTATGAAAAGTAAATACTGAAAAGACTGAAACAtatgtgaaatatattaaataatttacaaataagttacgaactattactttttatatttagaacaaGAGTAACATAGAATTCTTAATGGTCCGATAACAAAAGTAATTACAATGAATATGAATGTGTTGCTCGTGATGTTTGCAAACTTTTGTACAGTTCAGTGTCAGAGTCGACCTAATAGCTCAACGGTATACATGTGTGATGCCAACTTAGatattgacatatatattttttttggaattggaacaatttaaaaaatatgaaaatttgtaaTAAGCACAGGCATTgctaatattgattaaaaactcTTAACTATAGAACAAAGATACATCTTAgacttgttaattatatttattagaagcGAATGTAAGTGTATTATATCgagaatatttttactaaattattttatataacatatattcgtATTTCGGTATATTccattttaatagtattttaattttgcgattatattaatgtttattaataactgCCAAACTACGTAAATTTTTAGTTGATGTTTATCAAtcactaaattttaataaatatttaacttactcTATCACTTAAAattcacatatatacatataaatcggCTTGAATCTATCCGGTCGTGTCTGATAGCCTTCCCATTGGATTAACAATGTGATCGAACAGAGATTGAagctgtgtttgcacacactaacatatctctttttttattaagaattgaTGAATTTTAACTAAGCGCGTAAATTAAGTATAACTTACCAAAATTGTTCCCTTGGTTCCCGTAAGCTCAGCTCTGTTGGCCATCGTCGCTCGTGTATGAGCCGCTATAGTCGCAGTCTTTCCGTCTTTGTACTTTAAGGCACACGATATAGACTCGTCGACGCCGGTCTTACTCAAGTGTCCCGTGCACATGATGTCCGCTGGGGGCTCCTTGTACACGAATTGCAAAAGTTGTAACATGTAAATACCCAAGTCCAGCACCACGCCGCCGCCTAAATCTTTCATTCTGAAATTATTTATGGTTCTATTAACATTATGAACTTATGAAGAAATGATTtgccattaatattaaaatgaacgaTATGtcataaagtaaaatatgttaaacaaAGCAAATAAACCAGATAGATAGAAGTAGAgtaggaaaataaaaaagtcttacAAGTTCCTCTCAATGTCGTTAATTTCAACCCCAAACTGTAtgtttatatgatatatgtCTCCAAGACCACCACTTGCAATGTGCTTGTCTAAAGCATCGTAAGCAGGAAAGAACCTCGACCACATCCCTTCGAgtagaaaaagttttttttcgcGCGCCAAGTCCACCAGACATTTTGTCTGTTTGTATGACATACCCATAGGTTTTTCACACAATACATGTTTACCGTTCTCTAACATTATTTTTGCTACATCGAAATGCTGTAAATTAAGAACGCTGACGAAAACTAtgtctgaaaataaaatttgacatgCCAGaaaattaaaccaaaataattaagaaagaaCGAaagataaatgataataattgtaaGGTAAATAAATGATGCTACCATAATTCGtgttagtattaaaaataaacgaaatcgGACCAGCATAGCAATAAAAGTCCACTAAATGTATGTGATGTTAAGGAAAATTAGAATTGCCTTTGCGCCGCTGATGTTAGCCCCGCGAGGAATGACTGATAAGGAGCAGGAAAAGTAGGATGTTAATTTGGTGTGTCCGGAATaggaaatattatacaaaatgtacATATTGTATGCAAGAGATGATAAAGCACTTAACATACCAACGTCGGCGTCGCCTGCAATGGCTTCGTAACCTTCATAGGCCGTGTCGATATTGTGGAGCGTGGCCAATCTGTGAACACGATCTAGGTCTTTGCCGGCGATGGCAACGACCTTGTGTTGTTCAGCCGGCAAGGATGCCATTGCTGTCAGGAAGTCGTGAGTGATCATACCCACTCCTGCTATCCCCCATTTTAATTGTTTACCCATCTAGAATAGTATTCAACACTAATGATAACAACACACtattcttgtatatattatgatgCCCCTATTTAATTATCGAATTTCTTATGATAACGTAAACTTTATATTGATAACacttgtataaaaatgtttataacatttcaaatgaGAGTCAGCTTGGAACAAGCTGAATATGCAATATGGGAGAGTTCTAGACAGTTGTGCGGTTATATGAAATTCAATATGCAATTTAGCACTTACATAACAACTGTAACCTAATACTGCCTCAATTGGCTTTTATGTAAAcacttattataaatgtaaaaacaagtacatataataaaaaaattgataaaaagaacaatttcttatcaaagataaataaataataatcttggAGCCTCTTATCTGTGTTACATGTTACATTATACTGTGATTTGTACCATAGAATAAGCTATTTGTTAGGCCTTGTATATTAATGTCCTCTGTACATAATTGCTACCAATAAAAGAGAGCATTTCAATTGGTCAAGTACCTTGATTAGCAATTGTTAGTATTATTTATGACATTGTTTGGTATATCTGTAACAATGGTTGTTTATGATACTTTTATGAGAATTGATGTTTTGATGATTAatgttatatagttataataagttagattttttttatataattacgagatctaaactaaaatgaaaacatatcccttaaaaaataatatttcaatttattttctttttaaaattttatacatttgtatgCTTTTTTTAGGCggcattaaaaacaaaaaacccaaattctttattcaaattcactcttataaacaattttgaatagttattttatagtgttacattaaatttaaaagtaccaTGGGTTCATAAAGGACTTTATGGAGAAGAACTGTCGAGAATCttagtatgttttattttgcaaTTCAAAAGTGGGTAtgctaattaaatacaattaacaaaTACTTACTATGGAGTAAGTATATCATCCCTTTATCATTCTATTATACATatcattatattgtaatatgctatatttttttatcatgtgtgtgttagataaaattaattatatatgtggaATTttcaaattactatttttttttaatatgtaattccTTATGatgagtataaaataaaacaatagattCATAATTGTATCTTagaatcataaattatatttaaaataattaggaattattaagaaatgttaattcattttaattatgtttgttaacttacaatttttgtttgttctggcatatttttgtcttatttctgtaatgtaatataaagcTAAGTAATTTATTCAGTAGAACATAATGTTTTTTGTGTTTACaacttcaattaaaattacatattttaaaaagtcaatagattaaatattgaatttaaatacgatgtaaataaaatcaattttggtACTTATTTAAAGACactgagtaaaataaaattattttacctttaacaaaattagtttaaaaaaatgtatatttaaaagtatatatattgagaaTAGACATTTGAAGCAATTATATAAGTTAAGAAAATAttccattatatttaatttattataagttgaAAAATTTACATACctagtttaaataaaagaagTT comes from the Nymphalis io chromosome 1, ilAglIoxx1.1, whole genome shotgun sequence genome and includes:
- the LOC126772641 gene encoding trans-1,2-dihydrobenzene-1,2-diol dehydrogenase-like isoform X2, producing MGKQLKWGIAGVGMITHDFLTAMASLPAEQHKVVAIAGKDLDRVHRLATLHNIDTAYEGYEAIAGDADVDIVFVSVLNLQHFDVAKIMLENGKHVLCEKPMGMSYKQTKCLVDLAREKKLFLLEGMWSRFFPAYDALDKHIASGGLGDIYHINIQFGVEINDIERNLMKDLGGGVVLDLGIYMLQLLQFVYKEPPADIMCTGHLSKTGVDESISCALKYKDGKTATIAAHTRATMANRAELTGTKGTILLDYFWCPTILHISAANITEWTLPKGKYKFHFHNSAGLSYEIQECWDCISQGLLESPKMNLDESILLSKLSDTMRAQLGVLDNAL
- the LOC126772641 gene encoding trans-1,2-dihydrobenzene-1,2-diol dehydrogenase-like isoform X1: MPEQTKIMGKQLKWGIAGVGMITHDFLTAMASLPAEQHKVVAIAGKDLDRVHRLATLHNIDTAYEGYEAIAGDADVDIVFVSVLNLQHFDVAKIMLENGKHVLCEKPMGMSYKQTKCLVDLAREKKLFLLEGMWSRFFPAYDALDKHIASGGLGDIYHINIQFGVEINDIERNLMKDLGGGVVLDLGIYMLQLLQFVYKEPPADIMCTGHLSKTGVDESISCALKYKDGKTATIAAHTRATMANRAELTGTKGTILLDYFWCPTILHISAANITEWTLPKGKYKFHFHNSAGLSYEIQECWDCISQGLLESPKMNLDESILLSKLSDTMRAQLGVLDNAL